A genome region from Flavobacteriales bacterium includes the following:
- a CDS encoding SUMF1/EgtB/PvdO family nonheme iron enzyme has translation MVKRSAVFILIFFSAYGWMCCSAGPSDQVGSDKSCVGCDSTAQSPRSGMVSTERDISGSSGVIDTSDMVYIPGQLFRMGASDNKGRADEYPSHWVRVNPFRIAKHEVTNAEFRAFVEATGYVTIAERDVDWEQLKTQVPPGTPKPADSLLAAGFLVFDPHDHEVDLNDYT, from the coding sequence ATGGTAAAAAGATCGGCCGTTTTCATTTTAATCTTTTTTTCAGCCTACGGCTGGATGTGCTGCTCTGCCGGCCCGTCTGATCAAGTTGGATCCGACAAGAGTTGTGTCGGGTGCGATTCAACGGCTCAAAGTCCGCGTTCCGGTATGGTATCCACGGAGCGCGATATATCCGGCTCGTCCGGGGTCATCGATACGTCCGACATGGTCTACATTCCAGGTCAGCTCTTTCGTATGGGAGCCTCCGACAACAAAGGCAGGGCCGATGAGTATCCGTCGCATTGGGTTCGCGTTAACCCCTTTAGGATAGCCAAACACGAAGTCACCAATGCCGAGTTTCGCGCTTTTGTAGAAGCGACTGGCTACGTCACCATTGCCGAGCGCGATGTCGATTGGGAGCAACTCAAAACGCAGGTTCCGCCCGGAACGCCAAAGCCGGCCGATAGTTTGCTCGCTGCCGGATTCCTCGTCTTTGATCCGCACGACCACGAAGTCGACCTCAACGACTACACCTAG